A genomic region of Drosophila kikkawai strain 14028-0561.14 chromosome X, DkikHiC1v2, whole genome shotgun sequence contains the following coding sequences:
- the LOC108080250 gene encoding protein THEM6 yields the protein MSWLVVLLILYVIWDVNYFIRCVFTVFAGRLFQSKRKVTDTTSIYGLCTSQDVDIFIRHMNNARYVRELDFARFHFYALTGLYEKIRARRGGAVQGASSVRYRRTIPIFHPYKITTKLVWWDEKAIYLEQQFITLADGFVRAVAMSKQNITNCDVLEVLKSYPETAKRPEKPEELKLWLDAIEVSSQKLRKDK from the coding sequence ATGTCTTGGCTGGTGGTGTTGCTGATCCTCTATGTGATCTGGGATGTCAACTACTTCATACGCTGCGTGTTCACCGTGTTTGCCGGCCGTTTGTTCCAGAGCAAACGCAAGGTGACGGACACCACCTCAATCTATGGTCTGTGCACCTCCCAGGATGTGGACATCTTCATCCGGCACATGAACAATGCTCGCTATGTCCGTGAACTGGACTTTGCCCGCTTCCATTTCTATGCTTTGACCGGTCTCTACGAAAAGATCCGTGCCCGCAGGGGTGGTGCTGTCCAGGGTGCCAGCAGTGTTAGGTATCGCCGGACCATACCCATCTTCCATCCGTACAAGATCACCACCAAGCTGGTGTGGTGGGACGAGAAGGCCATCTATTTGGAGCAGCAGTTCATCACGCTGGCCGATGGCTTTGTGCGGGCAGTGGCCATGTCCAAGCAGAATATCACCAATTGTGATGTCTTGGAGGTGCTCAAGTCGTATCCGGAGACGGCCAAGCGGCCGGAGAAGCCCGAGGAGCTGAAGCTGTGGCTGGATGCCATTGAGGTGTCCAGCCAGAAGTTGCGCAAGGACAAGTAG
- the LOC108080256 gene encoding protein THEM6 isoform X1 produces the protein MNRAIGINKLGVVLGPTVIVASCSKLPPPPPPPTPPFARLPPPPLALASSMEELLYLALGLLLAIVVLYGLLELHYFLRMCLCVVLARFIKRRCHILDATTVNGLCLTNDVDTLLYHMNNARYFREMDFARVDFYERTNLYRTITGMGGSVFQGAATIRYRRFIRPFHRFKIVSRIIYWDDQSLFMEHRFVRPSDRFVHCIAICRQRVIDVSMEAVMAELLPRTSSNGFRATATTPVVPLTSGTRDQGGISNPALDTSLAENGHGTPTAATVGAAASAHCAKLKPSLPPELGKWIEYNDMSSKNLRSGC, from the exons ATGAATCGAGCCATTGGAATCAACAAATTAGGGGTTGTCCTGGGCCCAACAGTGatagt TGCCTCCTGCTCCAAGCttccaccgccaccgccaccgccgacGCCGCCCTTTGCCCGCCTCCCACCACCACCTCTAGCCTTAGCCAGCAGCATGGAGGAGCTGTTGTACCTGGCTCTTGGCCTCCTCCTGGCCATCGTTGTGCTCTATGGCCTGCTGGAGCTGCACTACTTCCTGCGCATGTGCCTCTGCGTGGTGCTGGCGCGTTTCATCAAGCGGCGATGTCACATCCTGGATGCCACCACAGTCAATG GACTGTGCCTCACCAACGACGTGGACACGTTGCTGTATCACATGAACAATGCCCGGTACTTTCGTGAGATGGACTTTGCCCGGGTGGACTTTTATGAGCGGACCAACCTGTATCGCACCATCACAGGAATGGGCGGCTCTGTGTTCCAGGGGGCGGCCACCATACGCTACCGACGCTTCATTCGACCCTTTCATAGGTTCAAGATTGTGTCGCGG ATCATCTACTGGGACGACCAGTCGCTGTTCATGGAGCATCGGTTTGTGCGTCCCTCGGATAGATTTGTGCACTGCATTGCCATTTGCCGGCAGCGTGTGATCGATGTGTCCATGGAGGCGGTGATGGCGGAGCTACTGCCACGCACTTCCTCCAATGGATTCCGGGCCACGGCTACAACGCCAGTGGTGCCGCTGACTTCGGGCACCAGGGATCAGGGTGGCATCAGCAATCCAGCGTTGGACACTTCGCTGGCGGAGAATGGACATGGCACGCCTACGGCGGCGACGGTTGGAGCAGCTGCGTCGGCGCACTGTGCCAAGCTGAAGCCATCGCTGCCGCCGGAGCTGGGCAAGTGGATCGAGTACAATGACATGTCTAGCAAGAATTTGCGCAGTGGCTGCTGA
- the LOC108080256 gene encoding protein THEM6 isoform X2 translates to MEELLYLALGLLLAIVVLYGLLELHYFLRMCLCVVLARFIKRRCHILDATTVNGLCLTNDVDTLLYHMNNARYFREMDFARVDFYERTNLYRTITGMGGSVFQGAATIRYRRFIRPFHRFKIVSRIIYWDDQSLFMEHRFVRPSDRFVHCIAICRQRVIDVSMEAVMAELLPRTSSNGFRATATTPVVPLTSGTRDQGGISNPALDTSLAENGHGTPTAATVGAAASAHCAKLKPSLPPELGKWIEYNDMSSKNLRSGC, encoded by the exons ATGGAGGAGCTGTTGTACCTGGCTCTTGGCCTCCTCCTGGCCATCGTTGTGCTCTATGGCCTGCTGGAGCTGCACTACTTCCTGCGCATGTGCCTCTGCGTGGTGCTGGCGCGTTTCATCAAGCGGCGATGTCACATCCTGGATGCCACCACAGTCAATG GACTGTGCCTCACCAACGACGTGGACACGTTGCTGTATCACATGAACAATGCCCGGTACTTTCGTGAGATGGACTTTGCCCGGGTGGACTTTTATGAGCGGACCAACCTGTATCGCACCATCACAGGAATGGGCGGCTCTGTGTTCCAGGGGGCGGCCACCATACGCTACCGACGCTTCATTCGACCCTTTCATAGGTTCAAGATTGTGTCGCGG ATCATCTACTGGGACGACCAGTCGCTGTTCATGGAGCATCGGTTTGTGCGTCCCTCGGATAGATTTGTGCACTGCATTGCCATTTGCCGGCAGCGTGTGATCGATGTGTCCATGGAGGCGGTGATGGCGGAGCTACTGCCACGCACTTCCTCCAATGGATTCCGGGCCACGGCTACAACGCCAGTGGTGCCGCTGACTTCGGGCACCAGGGATCAGGGTGGCATCAGCAATCCAGCGTTGGACACTTCGCTGGCGGAGAATGGACATGGCACGCCTACGGCGGCGACGGTTGGAGCAGCTGCGTCGGCGCACTGTGCCAAGCTGAAGCCATCGCTGCCGCCGGAGCTGGGCAAGTGGATCGAGTACAATGACATGTCTAGCAAGAATTTGCGCAGTGGCTGCTGA
- the Mipp2 gene encoding multiple inositol polyphosphate phosphatase 1 isoform X1, with the protein MLKPFYCLFLFVLPVVVLLLLFQSAGGEGMQCIRLSRADIERRLSTKTPYRSVANYDETPPQYAGCHPTRIWSIIRHGTRNPSESVILQAQNRLAEIKNLILEQTKPNLSSEDLKKLRKWSWEHLNAKEDEKLLVAEGEDELTELAERMQNRFPSLLPDIYNPEWYYFKYTATQRTLMSAQSFATGLFGRHRIHTVQYPPPMHKDPVLRFYKRCDRWKTDVDKNPETLVNARLFLAEPPIQSAVEQLRSSTGLPDLQPEDVQLMYTVCAFETAWHRQRDGTRHADSVWCSFFDLAALDALEFFEDLEYYWNDGYGYELTHRIACPAMADMFAAIGSSVKLENEEMQLPGRANATFYFTHSGTLLKLLAHLGLARDEEPLTHKHFASERRWRTSQIDAFATNLAFLRYDCEEMEPQVVVLHQERVVRLPKCPQDQDLCPLAMLRRIYADSVENCDFEELCRLSE; encoded by the exons ATGCTAAAACCATTTTACtgtctgtttttgtttgtgttacccgtggtggtgctgctgctgctcttccaGAGCGCCGGCGGCGAGGGGATGCAGTGCATCCGCCTGAGCCGGGCGGACATAGAGAGGCGACTGTCCACGAAGACGCCGTACCGGTCGGTTGCCAATTACGACGAGACGCCGCCGCAGTACGCGG GTTGCCACCCCACCCGAATCTGGTCCATTATCCGTCACGGAACGCGAAATCCCAGCGAATCCGTTATCCTTCAAGCTCAAAATCGCCTGGCGGAAATAAAGAACCTCATACTGGAGCAAACCAAACCGAATCTTTCTTCTGAGGATTTGAAAAAACTGCGTAAATGGAGCTGGGAACACTTAAATGCCAAGGAAGATGAAAAGTTACTGGTGGCGGAGGGCGAGGATGAGCTTACAGAGCTGGCGGAGCGAATGCAAAATCGTTTCCCATCACTCCTGCCGGATATATACAATCCGGAgtggtattatttcaagtacACGGCAACGCAAAGAACCTTAATGAGTGCGCAAAGCTTTGCTACGGGTTTATTTGGGCGCCATCGGATACATACGGTCCAATATCCGCCACCAATGCACAAGGATCCGGTTTTAAGG TTCTATAAGCGCTGTGACAGGTGGAAAACTGACGTCGATAAGAATCCCGAAACCTTGGTTAATGCACGCCTTTTCCTTGCGGAGCCGCCCATACAGTCAGCAGTGGAGCAGTTGCGCAGCAGCACAGGCTTGCCTGACCTCCAGCCGGAGGATGTGCAGCTTATGTATACGGTTTGTGCCTTTGAAACAGCCTGGCATCGGCAACGTGATGGCACTCGCCATGCCGATTCAGTGTGGTGCAGCTTCTTTGATTTGGCGGCTTTGGATGCTTTGGAGTTCTTTGAGGATCTGGAGTACTACTGGAACGATGGCTATGGCTATGAACTGACCCATCGCATTGCCTGTCCGGCAATGGCAGATATGTTTGCGGCCATTGG CAGTTCCGTGAAgttggagaacgaggaaatgcAATTGCCAGGCAGGGCCAATGCCACATTTTATTTCACCCATTCGGGCACGCTGCTAAAGCTGCTGGCACACCTCGGACTGGCCAGGGATGAGGAGCCGCTGACGCACAAGCACTTTGCCAGCGAACGTCGCTGGCGCACCAGCCAGATTGATGCCTTCGCGACCAACTTGGCCTTTTTGCGCTACGA CTGCGAGGAGATGGAGCCGCAGGTTGTGGTTCTGCACCAAGAGCGAGTGGTGCGCCTGCCCAAGTGTCCGCAGGACCAGGACCTCTGCCCGCTGGCCATGCTGCGTCGCATTTATGCCGACAGCGTGGAGAATTGTGACTTTGAGGAGCTGTGCCGGTTGAGTGagtga
- the Mipp2 gene encoding multiple inositol polyphosphate phosphatase 1 isoform X2: protein MLKPFYCLFLFVLPVVVLLLLFQSAGGEGMQCIRLSRADIERRLSTKTPYRSVANYDETPPQYAGCHPTRIWSIIRHGTRNPSESVILQAQNRLAEIKNLILEQTKPNLSSEDLKKLRKWSWEHLNAKEDEKLLVAEGEDELTELAERMQNRFPSLLPDIYNPEWYYFKYTATQRTLMSAQSFATGLFGRHRIHTVQYPPPMHKDPVLRFYKRCDRWKTDVDKNPETLVNARLFLAEPPIQSAVEQLRSSTGLPDLQPEDVQLMYTVCAFETAWHRQRDGTRHADSVWCSFFDLAALDALEFFEDLEYYWNDGYGYELTHRIACPAMADMFAAIGSVKLENEEMQLPGRANATFYFTHSGTLLKLLAHLGLARDEEPLTHKHFASERRWRTSQIDAFATNLAFLRYDCEEMEPQVVVLHQERVVRLPKCPQDQDLCPLAMLRRIYADSVENCDFEELCRLSE from the exons ATGCTAAAACCATTTTACtgtctgtttttgtttgtgttacccgtggtggtgctgctgctgctcttccaGAGCGCCGGCGGCGAGGGGATGCAGTGCATCCGCCTGAGCCGGGCGGACATAGAGAGGCGACTGTCCACGAAGACGCCGTACCGGTCGGTTGCCAATTACGACGAGACGCCGCCGCAGTACGCGG GTTGCCACCCCACCCGAATCTGGTCCATTATCCGTCACGGAACGCGAAATCCCAGCGAATCCGTTATCCTTCAAGCTCAAAATCGCCTGGCGGAAATAAAGAACCTCATACTGGAGCAAACCAAACCGAATCTTTCTTCTGAGGATTTGAAAAAACTGCGTAAATGGAGCTGGGAACACTTAAATGCCAAGGAAGATGAAAAGTTACTGGTGGCGGAGGGCGAGGATGAGCTTACAGAGCTGGCGGAGCGAATGCAAAATCGTTTCCCATCACTCCTGCCGGATATATACAATCCGGAgtggtattatttcaagtacACGGCAACGCAAAGAACCTTAATGAGTGCGCAAAGCTTTGCTACGGGTTTATTTGGGCGCCATCGGATACATACGGTCCAATATCCGCCACCAATGCACAAGGATCCGGTTTTAAGG TTCTATAAGCGCTGTGACAGGTGGAAAACTGACGTCGATAAGAATCCCGAAACCTTGGTTAATGCACGCCTTTTCCTTGCGGAGCCGCCCATACAGTCAGCAGTGGAGCAGTTGCGCAGCAGCACAGGCTTGCCTGACCTCCAGCCGGAGGATGTGCAGCTTATGTATACGGTTTGTGCCTTTGAAACAGCCTGGCATCGGCAACGTGATGGCACTCGCCATGCCGATTCAGTGTGGTGCAGCTTCTTTGATTTGGCGGCTTTGGATGCTTTGGAGTTCTTTGAGGATCTGGAGTACTACTGGAACGATGGCTATGGCTATGAACTGACCCATCGCATTGCCTGTCCGGCAATGGCAGATATGTTTGCGGCCATTGG TTCCGTGAAgttggagaacgaggaaatgcAATTGCCAGGCAGGGCCAATGCCACATTTTATTTCACCCATTCGGGCACGCTGCTAAAGCTGCTGGCACACCTCGGACTGGCCAGGGATGAGGAGCCGCTGACGCACAAGCACTTTGCCAGCGAACGTCGCTGGCGCACCAGCCAGATTGATGCCTTCGCGACCAACTTGGCCTTTTTGCGCTACGA CTGCGAGGAGATGGAGCCGCAGGTTGTGGTTCTGCACCAAGAGCGAGTGGTGCGCCTGCCCAAGTGTCCGCAGGACCAGGACCTCTGCCCGCTGGCCATGCTGCGTCGCATTTATGCCGACAGCGTGGAGAATTGTGACTTTGAGGAGCTGTGCCGGTTGAGTGagtga
- the raptor gene encoding regulatory-associated protein of mTOR translates to MLESHYNAMLSAVASASVSAAAAAAAASADDNNSHSNTNSSSNGSSVDIIGSQEVSIVSPMAMPIARGQESPPSGQETPLSDEEVNFLWKTQVICSELLRDDQCPLSLTAKRHKELIQSMQYERQPWRIRERMKTASVALVLCLNIGVDPPDVVKIQPCSRLECWIDPSSVSPPKAMEQIGNNLQMQYERWQPRARYKKCHDPTVEDVKKLCTSLRRNAKGERILFHYNGHGVPKPTANGEIWVFNKTFTQYIPLSIFELITWMSAPSIYVYDCSNAGIIINSFQPYAEQHEHELEKALAAAQQRGGGGVQQLQLAPGATGAANQVQLPNQLVSYKNCIHLAACAANEILPMNAQLPADLFTSCLTTPINIALKWYAMQEKLGMVPRIQSELIDKIPGKVNDRRTMMGELNWIFTAITDTIAWNTLPRELFQRLFRQDLLVASLFRNFLLAERILRSHDCTPVSLPALPPCYRHPMWKAWDLVVDLALQQLPDILDHNAPYRQLPFFEHQLTAFQVWLDSESESRTPPEQLPIVLQVLLSQVHRLRALELLARFLDLGPWAVNLALGVGIFPYVLKLLQSSTRELRPVLVFIWAKILAVDPSCQVDLVKEYKYFLSVLQDITVSKEHRTLSAFVLASIVHNFLLGQTSALQGPLLSICLEQLNDGSWLLRQWLAICLGLLWQNFEKARWSGARDLAHEKLYVLLRDSIPEVRAAAVFALGTFISSVTDRSEEQANNIDRIIAITMLETVGEDMSPLVRMELAAALQWMVLLFESQFVAVYLAEHMRGHASSASSFVMCGDPRDLASSTHSLERHVTMRRGASSSSISNMGGASGTSSSGYSSGTSVRSKSGSGGSSSAAAGAAGGTNTIPFQSIFTKLWLGICNLAQDPFPRVAAIAQEIVDHVRDTALCPIMAAKEATIATATEKCSSLSVSLPPSPNTRGNYLGGGGGAGGAAGESPPVGATASGASHWAQKLRLSGSGGVAGGAAGGDPQAILQRKLRTSSINDETDSGIGYSRGSGAVGMGLPSGPRESTHSARSSGSESNQYLEPGGHCLTPIVQTEFIPWAISYFTRPGKDRYSSAEGAAEEGRQRFPIDRNSTELRRRRSRYLRNDYVRRMARRQQQEQSDRFAYDVCVWNRKTQFTPSIVRLLPYEPQIAVAYREKVLVYDFQWNSVRTYGAEALGGAASTINSSGSGSGSGSSSSLNGSTPRKSGSTLTNFARVSSIEFINAQDQALKLVAHEDGVVRVWQSSPSNNSAPEDPPAKARMVTAWTALGLPTVQGYRQRNISSGGSLGKGAAGAGAAVAGGGGGAASGDASSLAGIGSIVTAWQQCNQHLVVAGGGCRFLRIWDVERELKLSDIPLGRSETSARVLAPYLPNMRCDVILAGCEDGSVRLFDSRCSLQYSPISVHRRHSAPILHACLRANTPILVSGCSEGRISVVDMRAGAGNRVLYEWDAGGDVTAIASHQIADRVACGNASKIGIYSMDGRVQKVLRTNEGFIGPKIGHPTCLSFHAYKVQLAVGFVDNTVAIYSPTPVL, encoded by the exons ATGCTGGAGTCCCATTACAACGCCATGCTCAGTGCGGTGGCCTCTGCCTCCgtctctgctgctgcagccgccgccgccgcctccgccgACGACAACAATAGCCACAGCAAcacaaacagcagcagcaacggcagctCTGTGGACATTATTGGCAGCCAGGAGGTGTCCATTGTCAGTCCCATGGCCATGCCCATTGCCCGCGGCCAAGAGTCACCGCCCAGTGGCCAGGAAACACCACTAAGCGACGAGGAGGTGAACTTTCTATGGAAAACCCAGGTTATTTGTAGTGAACTGCTGCGCGACGACCAGTGCCCGCTGTCCCTCACGGCCAAGCGGCACAAGGAACTGATCCAGTCCATGCAGTACGAGCGACAGCCTTGGCGCATCCGGGAGCGCATGAAAACGGCCAGTGTGGCTCTGGTGCTCTGCCTAAACATTGGCGTCGATCCGCCGGATGTGGTGAAAATCCAGCCTTGCTCGCGTCTCGAATGCTGGATAGATCCCAGCTCGGTGTCGCCGCCCAAGGCCATGGAGCAGATTGGTAACAACCTGCAGATGCAGTACGAGAGATGGCAGCCGCGGGCGCGTTACAAAAAGTGTCATGATCCCACCGTCGAGGATGTGAAGAAGCTATGCACCTCGCTGCGCCGCAATGCCAAGGGCGAGCGCATCCTCTTCCACTACAATGGCCATGGAGTGCCCAAGCCCACGGCCAATGGCGAGATTTGGGTGTTCAACAAGACCTTCACCCAGTACATACCGCTGAGCATCTTTGAGCTCATCACCTGGATGTCGGCGCCCTCGATTTATGTGTACGACTGCTCCAATGCTGGGATTATTATCAACTCCTTCCAGCCATATGCGGAGCAGCATGAACACGAGCTGGAGAAGGCTTTGGCCGCCGCCCAGCAACGTGGCGGAGGAGGagtgcagcagctgcagctggcgCCGGGAGCTACTGGTGCCGCCAACCAGGTGCAGCTGCCCAACCAGCTGGTCAGCTATAAGAACTGCATACATTTGGCCGCCTGTGCCGCCAATGAGATTCTGCCCATGAATGCCCAGCTGCCGGCGGATCTGTTCACCAGCTGCCTGACCACACCCATTAACATAGCCCTCAAGTGGTATGCCATGCAGGAGAAGCTGGGCATGGTGCCGCGCATCCAGAGCGAGCTGATTGACAAGATACCAG GCAAGGTCAACGATCGCCGCACCATGATGGGCGAGCTCAATTGGATTTTCACCGCCATTACGGACACGATAGCCTGGAATACCTTGCCCCGCGAGCTGTTCCAGCGTTTGTTCCGCCAGGACTTGCTGGTGGCCAGTCTGTTTCGTAATTTTCTGCTCGCCGAACGCATCCTGCGCAGCCACGACTGTACGCCAGTGTCGCTACCCGCTCTGCCTCCTTGCTACCGTCATCCCATGTGGAAGGCCTGGGACCTAGTGGTGGATCTGGCCCTGCAACAGCTACCGGATATACTTGATCACAATGCTCCTTACCGGCAGTTGCCCTTCTTTGAGCACCAGCTAACCGCCTTCCAGGTGTGGCTGGACAGTGAATCGGAGTCACGAACGCCGCCGGAGCAGCTGCCCATAGTGCTGCAGGTGCTGCTGTCGCAGGTTCATCGCCTAAGGGCACTGGAGCTGCTGGCCCGCTTCCTGGATCTGGGTCCCTGGGCTGTTAATCTTGCCCTGGGAGTGGGCATCTTTCCCTATGTGCTCAAGCTGCTCCAAAGTTCAACGCGGGAGCTGCGACCCGTTTTGGTGTTCATTTGGGCCAAGATTCTGGCCGTTGATCCCAGCTGCCAGGTGGATTTGGTCAAGGAATACAAGTACTTCTTGTCCGTGCTGCAGGATATCACCGTCTCCAAGGAGCACCGCACCCTGTCCGCCTTTGTGCTGGCGTCCATTGTGCACAATTTCCTGCTGGGCCAGACGAGCGCCCTGCAGGGTCCCTTGCTGTCCATTTGTTTAGAGCAGCTCAACGATGGCAGTTGGCTGCTGCGCCAGTGGCTGGCCATCTGCTTGGGCCTGCTATGGCAGAACTTTGAGAAGGCTCGCTGGTCGGGAGCCCGTGATTTGGCCCACGAGAAGCTGTATGTCCTGCTAAGGGACTCGATTCCGGAGGTGAGAGCCGCCGCCGTCTTTGCTCTGGGCACCTTTATCAGCTCGGTGACGGATCGCAGCGAGGAGCAGGCCAACAACATTGATCGTATCATTGCCATCACCATGCTGGAGACTGTGGGCGAGGATATGTCGCCGCTGGTGCGCATGGAACTGGCCGCTGCCCTCCAGTGGATGGTGCTGCTCTTTGAATCGCAATTTGTGGCCGTTTATCTGGCGGAGCACATGCGTGGCCAtgcctcctccgcctcctcgtTTGTGATGTGCGGCGATCCCCGGGATTTGGCCTCATCCACGCACAGTTTGGAGCGGCATGTGACCATGCGGAGGGGCGCCAGTTCCAGCTCTATATCCAATATGGGCGGTGCCTCGGGCACTTCCAGCAGCGGCTACTCCTCTGGCACTTCGGTGCGCTCCAAGAGCGGCTCGGGTGGCAGTTCATCagcggcagcaggagcagctggcGGCACCAACACCATACCCTTCCAGTCGATCTTCACCAAACTGTGGCTGGGCATCTGCAATCTCGCCCAGGATCCCTTTCCACGGGTGGCGGCCATTGCCCAGGAGATTGTGGACCATGTCAGGGACACCGCCCTCTGCCCCATTATGGCGGCCAAGGAGGCCACCATTGCCACGGCCACGGAAAAGTGCAGCAGCCTAAGCGTAAGCCTACCCCCAAGTCCAAATACCAGGGGCAACTACctaggcggaggaggaggagctggcggAGCAGCCGGTGAATCTCCGCCCGTGGGAGCAACTGCATCTGGAGCCAGTCACTGGGCCCAGAAGCTGCGACTATCAGGCAGCGGTGGTGTGGCCGGAGGAGCTGCCGGCGGTGATCCCCAGGCGATCCTGCAGCGCAAGCTGCGCACCAGCTCGATCAACGATGAGACTGACAGTGGAATTGGCTACTCCCGAGGATCGGGTGCCGTGGGAATGGGCCTGCCCAGCGGTCCCCGGGAGAGCACCCATTCGGCcaggagcagcggcagcgaaAGCAATCAGTACTTGGAGCCGGGCGGACACTGTCTGACGCCCATTGTGCAAACGGAGTTCATACCCTGGGCCATTTCCTACTTCACCCGGCCGGGCAAGGATCGCTACAGCAGCGCCGAGGGTGCGGCGGAGGAGGGACGCCAGCGTTTCCCCATCGATCGGAATTCCACGGAGCTGCGACGCAGACGGAGTCGCTACCTGCGCAACGACTATGTCCGGCGGATGGCGCGtcgccagcagcaggagcagagcGATCGCTTTGCCTACGATGTGTGCGTGTGGAACCGGAAGACGCAGTTCACGCCCTCCATTGTCAGGCTGCTGCCGTATGAGCCGCAGATAGCGGTGGCCTACCGGGAGAAGGTTTTGGTCTACGATTTCCAATGGAATTCGGTGCGTACGTACGGCGCCGAGGCTCTGGGCGGTGCCGCCAGCACTATCAATAGCTCGGGCTCGGGCTCTGGATCcggttcctcctcctcgctcAATGGCAGCACACCCCGCAAGTCGGGTTCGACGTTAACCAACTTTGCCCGCGTGAGCAGCATCGAGTTCATCAATGCCCAGGATCAGGCCCTCAAGCTGGTGGCCCACGAGGACGGTGTGGTGCGTGTCTGGCAGTCCTCGCCCTCGAACAACTCTGCTCCCGAGGATCCGCCAGCCAAGGCGCGTATGGTTACAGCCTGGACAGCCTTGGGTTTGCCCACGGTTCAGGGTTATCGGCAACGCAACATTTCCTCGGGCGGGAGCCTTGGCAAGggtgcagcaggagcaggagcagcagtagctggaggaggaggaggagcagcatcaGGAGATGCCTCGAGCTTAGCCGGAATCGGCAGCATCGTCACCGCCTGGCAGCAGTGCAATCAACACCTGGTGGTGGCCGGCGGCGGCTGTCGGTTCCTTCGAATATGGGACGTGGAGAGGGAGCTAAAGCTCAGCGATATACCGCTGGGACGCAGCGAAACCAGTGCCCGGGTGCTGGCACCCTACCTGCCCAACATGCGCTGCGACGTTATCCTAGCCGGCTGCGAGGATGGCAGCGTCCGGCTCTTTGATAGCCGCTGCTCCCTGCAATATTCCCCGATCTCCGTGCACCGGCGTCATAGTGCGCCCATTCTGCACGCCTGCCTGCGCGCCAATACCCCAATACTGGTCAGTGGCTGCTCCGAGGGACGCATTAGTGTGGTGGATATGCGAGCGGGTGCCGGGAATCGGGTGCTCTACGAATGGGATGCCGGCGGGGATGTGACGGCGATTGCCAGTCACCAGATAGCGGATAGGGTGGCCTGCGGCAATGCCTCAAAGATTGGCATCTACTCGATGGATGGACGCGTCCAGAAGGTGCTGCGAACGAACGAGGGCTTCATTGGCCCGAAAATTGGCCATCCCACCTGCCTGTCATTCCACGCGTACAAGGTGCAGCTGGCGGTGGGCTTTGTGGACAATACGGTGGCCATCTACAGTCCCACGCCAG TTCTATAA